Sequence from the Leptospira montravelensis genome:
GCCCAGTATATCTTCAATCGTTAACTGCCTTTTTTTTTCCAACGATAACCGTCCAAATAGCAAACGTATTAAGTAAACGTTCCAGAATAGAATCTGTTTTTCAAATGAATTTGTTTTCCAATAGAATCATTTGGTTAGGCATTGGATTTTCTTTGTTTCTTTGTTTTATTTTCTTTTACACTGAGCTCAGTTCTATTTATTATTTTGCTCCAATTCCATTACATGTATATATCTTTGCTTTTCATGGAACAGTAGTTATGGTTACATATTTTGAGATAGTAAAATATTTCCGAAGAAAAAGGTTAAGGAAAAATTAGAACGATTCTAGTGATTATCCAGAAAGAAATTTATTAATTTTCTAATTAGATGTCAATTTCGTTCGTATCTGTTGACCATAGAATGATTCAAATAATGATGAATCTTGCGATGATTTCAATGAAAGTTCAGGAAATATAAGTGAACGAAAAAAGAGTGTTATTGGCTGAGGATGAGTTGGTTTCAGCAACATATCTAAAGGATAGTTTGTCCGCTTTGGGTTATAAAGTGACTCTCGCAAACGATGGAAAACAAGCCTTAGAATACTATTTAGAAAATCCATTTCCTGTTGTGATTACTGATTACGAAATGCCTGGTTTGAATGGTGCCGAGTTAATTCAGGAATTAAAATCCGAAGAGATTGAGCCTGTGATTTTTATGTTAACTTCTCATATCAATCCTAAGTTGATTGTTAATGTTATGAAGTTAGGGATTTACGATTATTTAGTAAAACCATTGGAAGAACAAGAAATCTCAATTAAGTTAAAACGTGCATTTGAATTTTATGAAATGAAACGAATTGAAACGATAACAAAAAGAGAAAGGCAACTTCGGTTGGAGGGCCATTTAGAATGGATCCAATGGAAAGAAAAGATGGCTGGCGTTGGTGAGTTCAATCGTCTTAACCAGAATTTATTTGAAAGCTTAAAAAATAGTTTTTGTCAAGGAGCCGGTTTTGGCGCCCTCGTAACATTATTAAAATTAGTATCAGACACGACAGTAAAAGAAGGCAATCACTACAAAATTGAATCTGATTTAATGGAACTTATTCAAATCAATACAGAGATGGCTGAAAAAGCATTAAAAATGTTTGCTGATATTGATCTGATGGTTTCTAGTCCTATACAGTTTGCGGAAATTTCATGTGCCGAATTTTATGATCAAATACAATATTGGCTACAAGAATTAAAACCATTATTGGATTTGAAAGGCCAACAAATTCTGATTAGCGACCTAAAACCAAATCATACAAAATATAAAATATCCTATAACTCTATGTTTATGCAAAACGCATTTAAAGAAATCATAACAAATGCCTGTAAGTTTTCGGAATCGAATTCAAAAATTACTATCGTAACAAATGTAGAACATGATTGGTTTAAATGTGCTGTATATAATCAACCAGTGTTAAATGCAGATGGAACTTGCGGCATACCATTACAATATGAAAATCTAATTTTTGAGCCTTTTTACCGATTATCAAAAAATGTATATGATGAATACGGCACTTTGGATTTTGGATTAGGGTTAAGTTATGTAGACAGTTGTTTTAAAAAACATAATGGGAAATTATCTGTACATAATGTAGTTGATCATTCAGAATGGAGTGAAAATCCAATCACTAAAGTAGCGTTTCAATTTTCGTTACCAGTAAATAAAATTTAAAATAATGGCACAAACAAATTACATCGACTTACTTTCGAAC
This genomic interval carries:
- a CDS encoding hybrid sensor histidine kinase/response regulator, which codes for MNEKRVLLAEDELVSATYLKDSLSALGYKVTLANDGKQALEYYLENPFPVVITDYEMPGLNGAELIQELKSEEIEPVIFMLTSHINPKLIVNVMKLGIYDYLVKPLEEQEISIKLKRAFEFYEMKRIETITKRERQLRLEGHLEWIQWKEKMAGVGEFNRLNQNLFESLKNSFCQGAGFGALVTLLKLVSDTTVKEGNHYKIESDLMELIQINTEMAEKALKMFADIDLMVSSPIQFAEISCAEFYDQIQYWLQELKPLLDLKGQQILISDLKPNHTKYKISYNSMFMQNAFKEIITNACKFSESNSKITIVTNVEHDWFKCAVYNQPVLNADGTCGIPLQYENLIFEPFYRLSKNVYDEYGTLDFGLGLSYVDSCFKKHNGKLSVHNVVDHSEWSENPITKVAFQFSLPVNKI